A window of the Candidatus Neomarinimicrobiota bacterium genome harbors these coding sequences:
- a CDS encoding UvrD-helicase domain-containing protein — protein MSNVLAGLNPQQQAAVQALEGPVLIFAGAGSGKTRVLTHRIANLIHSGTAAPHEILSVTFTNKAAGEMRERIKRILGDNLSHVNMGTFHSICARILRREALYIGYEQSFSIYDDEDGQKVVKKILKDLNISTDVIKPNSVFYGIKQFKSKMIFPAEAADLALSTFDEQVARIYAIYQTELKNSSAMDFDDLLLKPLELFEKNPHILKKYQNQFKYIMVDEYQDTNKAQFLFVEALSQKHKNLCVVGDDDQSIYGWRGADIGNILDFQQLFPRAKIFKLEQNYRSTKTILGAASAVVSRNENRAPKELFTESGTGELIKVLEGRNELDEGRLIVDEIQSVCRRNGHGFQDVALLYRTNAQSRPLEDVLRRNGIPYQIIGGTKFYDRLEVKDVLGYFRLIVNPLDNISFMRVINKPTRGIGKTSQEAVMAFAADQGISLFSAATRAQEVGMPARAFNRTIEFVQLIGKYSSLLSELNLEEWARVFVDELGFVKLYKAEATAESDVRIDNIYELLSAISEYAQRVDEPTLTGYMEEVSLLTDIDKFNRDKQQVTLMTLHSAKGLEFPVVFLTGMEDGLFPLQRAIEEAEALEEERRLFYVGLTRAMERAYLSGAQMRQRYGETMYSRPSRFLEEIPADLLEYGTRTISDFTRQEYHRKPGAKVTRTKTIKPVPKKHSTGMQRALGTLNQREPGVYEAGMEVVHKIFGKGNILNVEGSGPESKVTVMFQGNVKKKLIAKFANLDVQD, from the coding sequence ATGAGTAATGTACTGGCAGGTTTGAACCCCCAACAACAGGCGGCTGTACAGGCTCTGGAAGGACCGGTATTGATCTTCGCCGGGGCCGGCAGTGGCAAGACCAGAGTGTTGACGCATCGCATAGCCAATCTTATCCATAGTGGTACTGCGGCTCCCCACGAAATACTGTCAGTCACTTTTACCAATAAGGCCGCCGGAGAAATGCGTGAGCGGATCAAGCGGATCCTCGGCGATAACCTCTCCCACGTCAATATGGGTACTTTTCACTCGATCTGTGCCCGCATCCTGAGACGTGAAGCACTCTATATTGGATATGAGCAGAGTTTTAGCATCTATGATGATGAGGATGGACAGAAAGTGGTCAAGAAGATCCTGAAAGATTTGAACATTTCCACTGATGTTATCAAGCCCAATTCAGTTTTTTATGGGATCAAGCAGTTCAAGTCAAAAATGATTTTTCCTGCTGAAGCCGCTGATCTGGCGCTTTCCACCTTTGATGAACAGGTGGCCAGGATCTACGCCATTTATCAAACGGAGCTTAAAAACAGCAGTGCCATGGATTTTGATGATCTTTTGTTGAAACCCCTGGAACTCTTTGAAAAAAACCCTCACATTCTTAAAAAGTATCAGAATCAATTCAAATACATCATGGTTGATGAATATCAGGACACGAATAAAGCCCAATTCCTTTTTGTGGAAGCTTTGAGTCAGAAACACAAGAATCTGTGTGTGGTGGGGGATGATGATCAATCCATTTATGGTTGGCGTGGTGCAGATATTGGCAATATTCTTGATTTTCAGCAACTTTTTCCCCGTGCCAAAATATTTAAACTTGAGCAAAATTATAGATCGACCAAAACTATCCTGGGAGCTGCTTCTGCAGTGGTTTCCCGGAATGAGAATCGGGCTCCCAAAGAACTTTTTACTGAAAGCGGGACAGGGGAGTTAATCAAGGTTCTGGAAGGGCGCAATGAATTGGATGAGGGGCGACTCATTGTTGATGAGATCCAGTCGGTTTGTCGCCGAAATGGCCACGGATTTCAGGATGTCGCCTTATTGTACCGAACCAATGCTCAATCTCGACCTTTGGAGGATGTGTTGCGACGTAATGGCATTCCCTATCAGATCATCGGGGGCACAAAATTCTATGATCGTTTGGAAGTAAAAGATGTATTGGGCTATTTCCGTCTAATCGTGAACCCTCTTGATAATATCAGCTTTATGCGCGTTATCAATAAGCCCACCCGGGGGATCGGGAAGACCAGTCAGGAAGCCGTGATGGCTTTTGCTGCTGATCAAGGGATTTCCTTGTTTAGTGCGGCTACACGCGCTCAGGAGGTTGGTATGCCAGCCAGAGCGTTTAATCGGACCATTGAATTTGTTCAATTGATCGGGAAATATTCAAGCTTGTTAAGTGAATTGAACCTGGAAGAATGGGCTCGTGTCTTTGTTGATGAACTTGGTTTTGTAAAGCTTTACAAGGCCGAAGCTACTGCGGAAAGTGATGTCAGGATCGACAATATCTATGAGCTATTGTCAGCTATTTCTGAATATGCTCAAAGGGTTGATGAACCCACCCTGACTGGTTATATGGAAGAGGTTTCGCTGCTCACCGATATAGATAAGTTTAACCGAGATAAACAACAGGTCACTTTAATGACCCTGCATAGTGCCAAAGGTCTGGAATTTCCGGTTGTCTTTCTCACGGGAATGGAGGATGGACTGTTCCCATTACAACGAGCTATTGAAGAAGCGGAAGCCCTGGAAGAAGAACGCAGATTATTTTATGTAGGCTTGACACGCGCCATGGAACGTGCATATTTAAGTGGTGCTCAAATGAGACAGCGCTATGGGGAGACAATGTACAGTCGTCCCTCACGTTTTCTGGAAGAGATACCGGCAGATTTACTTGAATATGGAACCCGAACGATCAGTGACTTTACTCGCCAAGAGTATCATCGGAAACCTGGAGCAAAAGTGACCCGTACCAAAACTATCAAGCCAGTACCCAAGAAACACAGCACAGGTATGCAGCGTGCATTAGGTACTCTCAATCAGAGAGAGCCAGGTGTGTATGAGGCTGGCATGGAGGTTGTGCATAAGATTTTTGGTAAGGGGAATATACTTAATGTAGAAGGTAGCGGTCCAGAATCGAAGGTGACCGTCATGTTTCAGGGGAATGTCAAGAAGAAGCTCATCGCGAAGTTTGCGAATCTGGATGTTCAGGATTGA